The sequence tgtgtgtgtttgtgtgtgtgtgcgtgtttgtgtttgtgtgtacgtgtgtgtgtgtgtgtgtgtgtgtgtgtgtgtgtgtgtgtgtgtgtgtgtgtgtgtgtgtgtgtgtgcgcgtgcgcgtgcgtgtgtgtgtgtttagcatgtTTCCACCCCCTGCTGCATATGCATGGTCTCATTACCTGACTAAAAGTTAACCTTGACCAGGGAGAGCTGCTGagagaccaaacacacacacacacacacacacacacacacacacacacacacacacacacacacacacacacacacacacacacacacacacacacacacacacacacacgcacacacacgcacacgcacacgcacacgcgcacacacacacacacacacacacgcacacacgcacacacacacacacacacacaatcgcacacacacacacacagggctgctgacagcttttgctgggcccaggacaaagtcatctgaaagggccccctacccaatacatacaatgaaatggggaccctttgcacacacacacacacacacacacacacacacacacacacacacacacacacacacacacacacacacacacacacacacacacacacacacacacacacacactgcaggttaTGATTGACAGCACTTAAGAATTAATtatgaaacaaaaaacaatgaaaCAATAATCATTCTGTTTTATTTCTGTCCAATTATGCCAGAGTCTATTAACTGTGAGCGTGTATATTGACATTTAGGCTGCTCGTGAAATATGCACTTTGCTTGTGTTTCAAAGAATATTTTTTGGTAATTTATTTATATCTGTGATTTATGTCTTTGAGTTTGTCTTCTAATCACGTAGCCTATTAAAGCCCATGACTTTACATTCAACACTTCTGATCTAACGTTAGAGCACTGTATACTGCAATCTAgaggttgcatgttcgaatcccccctgacctctccctacacctgcatccatgactgaagtgcccttgagcaaggcacctaaccccacattggtccaaggactgtaaccaataccctgaaaaataataactgtaagtcgctttgaataaaatgaaagcgggatgtcaaatttggcccgcgagataatttAAAATGTctattgcagttggcccacatacaccatcaatgtatagcgtaataatatgacttgaacatgacatttgctgtgtcacaggatgtgtagacacatttgaactaacaaatatgatgggaaatagtgtatgtgaaatttaactatgagtatgaagtgtgtgcatgcacaattttagtcaatttttaaaaaataattgtggaacttggcccgcgacttcattccagattttgattttggccctcagtctgaTTTTGATTTTGGTCCTCAGTCTAttggagtttgacacccctgatgtggGATAGGCCTAGTGTTGTTGATTATCTGTAGCATAAAAGATGCaacattatttttttgtaattcatgttatttatatatatatatatatatatatatatatatatatatatatatatatatatatatatttatatatatttctgtAATTTATGTATTTGAGTTTGTCTTCTAATCATGTAACCTATTAAAGCCCATGCCTTTACATTCAACACTTCTGATCTAACGTTAGAGCAATGTATACTGtagtctaggggttgccggttcgaatcccccctctgacctcacacacacacacaacaatgatgcaacattatttttttgtaattcatgttatttatatatatatttctgtaaTTGATGTCTTTAATTGTGTCTTCTAATCACATAACCAATTAAAGCCCATGCCTTTACATTCAACACTTCTGAGTTCTGATCTAACGTCGTTAGTGccgtaggccagtggttcttaacctggggtgcggccgggcaccccctgggggtgcaccagagatttcagggggtgcacagaattttgtttgtgttgaggttgtgaccaaaattatgcttgcaaacattatagttaggtcaaattaagaccaaattataacatgttatggtccccattttTGATTCATTAagctattgattaatgtctcaagcaagaatcattgtaattaatcgcttaaaacattttttagtgcatatacacatgcggaagtttgtgttgggggtgcgcggcttgtcttcggcacaggagagggggttaagaaccactgccgtagGTCCATGTGTTTTTGAACATATTGTaggccagtgattttcaacctatgggccggggcccactggtgggccctgaaggtattccaagtggcccTTTCAAATAATGTTCTACAAATTATAATTTATTAATATACttattaaattatatattttggtctgtgttgctattgatttatttgagttttattctgtattgggtcagaagtgggccctgaacatttgtgacaatttcgagtgggccccacattggaaaaggttgggaacccctgatgtagGCTATTGCTGAGGAGACGGCTGAACATGAATGGATCCAAACATCTTGAAAAACCCGCCCTGTGTTTCATGAACAGACTGAGATAGAGGACTGCTAGGACCACAGTAGTTTAAGTATTTAATTATTAATGAAAGCAGAAGGAAGTTGTTGAGCGCAATTAACACAGGATGACCTTTGTCTCGCGGGTACCGCCCACTTCCGCCTAACAGGTAAAATTACGTGACGCCACTGGAGCGCCTGGATGAGGAAGTGACCGCGCACGAACAGTTACAGTTAATTTCGCTTTTATTGGAAGATTAAAAACCCCAACCAAGTGCCGAAGAGACTGTATGACGTTTTAAACATGTGTGGCTTTGGTAAGTGAACTAGCTGTGTGTGGGATAATAGACCCACATTCTGTTGAAATGGCGAGTGCGCGCGCATAGTAGCGCCTTTGGTTTGGTCAGCTTGGGCCAAGAGTCTCTGTCATTTGTTTCGGTCGGGTATTCTCGTAAATAGCCTACATTGCACCAAGAAGTGGTTTGTTTTAGTATCCGTCACTGCATGCATTGGTTCCTGGCAGCTGTAGGCTACTCTAGCCTATTTTCGGTTTTGGTCTCAGACCTGCAAActgccaaataaaaaaaaaggtgacggtgtacagcgggggttctatttctattcacgtgaatgacctaattggccagGAAAAAGGTGACACGTTTGCAGTTATGGGTCTTTGTTTTGCCGTGTCTGGCTGGTGATGTATGTTGAGACGGTATTCCACCACCTCACCTGGACGCACCATGAGTCACAGCGCTGAATGACCGCATGATGgcgctgtcgtgccgaaaagcgagtgcctgccagaacacgagtgccctcattgaaaccaatgacattttttttagagaaaattatacacatttttgcagaatgaattacatcaTTAATGAactatgcttatgaaacattactcgtcctccacttaatatgagctatttgaatgaaactgtaacatttgttatgacaattttttttaacggaaataatactgaaattgtaaccagctctttgtaatacttccagaaggaatgtagatgctttattgataggctttccatcttaaattgtttCGGATTTATCTACAAAACGggtaaaaaaaatatctgaaaaattggtcattggtttctattggtttcaatgagggcactcgtgttctgacagggactcgcttttcggcacgacagcgcAACCCAAATGTAATGCAGCACAATGAGATGCAGCGTTCTTTTCGAGCACAACTTCTATGTAAagtaagattagattagattagattggatAGGTTTGATAAAACATTATTGTCTGCAActcatgaaacagaaaattgtctttggagTGGCTCCAGTCATTCTCATAGACGTTAGACAGGACTTGACGAaacaggacggtgtgtgtgtgtgtgtgtgtgtgtgtgtgtgtgtgtgtgtgtgtctgtgtgtgtctgtgtgtctgtgtgtgtgtgtgtgtgttacctggtgggtcggaagtcgaaccggcaacctttgggctacaagtctgacgccctaatcacttagccatgactgtgtgtgtgtgtgttgtagataaAGGGCGTCTTATGAAGCAGGACTTCATTCTCATCTTAGTGGGTCATGTGAacttcgtctgtgtgtgtctgtgtgtgtctgtgtgtctgtgtgtgtgtgtgtgtgtgtgtgtgtgtgtgtgtgtgtgtgtgttagataaaGAGAGTGATCCTGGTCTTCTTATGAAGCGGGGCTTGACTCTGATCCTggttggtcgtgtgtgtgtgtgtgtgtgtgtgttgtagataaAGAGAGTGGTCCTGGCCGCCTGATGAAGCAGGGCTTGATCCTGATCCTGGTTGGCCATGTGAACTTCATCATGGGGGCCATAGTGCACGGCAGCATCCTGCGCCACATCTCGCGGCCAAAAGGGGGCGACATCACCACCGAGTACACCGCCGTCAACATCATATCAGTCTCCTCCGGACTACTGGTAAACTAACacccacactaaaacacacacacacacactaaaacacacacacacacacacaccgccatcaaCATCATATCTATCTCCTCAGGACTACTggtaaaaaagcacacacacacacacacacacacacacacacacacacacacacacacacacacacacacacacacacacacacacacacaccgccatcaaCATCATATCAGTCTCATCAGGACTactggtaaaacacacacacactcacacactcatggacacacacatacacacacacacagctgtcaaacATCAAATCAGTCTCATCCGTACTACTGGTaaaaacacactaaaacacacacactcacacacactaaaacgcactgggcgaaacgcgttgttcactcaaagctagggtgaccacctgctaataagatCAATGTCAGTGTCAATGTCAGTGCTTAACCCCCACAGCCCTAATACATATTTGAATCAATAAATAAATGGGCAACATTTACacaatttagacattgtcagcaGAAGTCTCCTTTAAAACAATAAGTTAACATAATTTCAATCTTTTGAAAATACCAGCTACACCTTGTGCATCTGTGCagttttgccaaattggtagctcaatgaggacccatactttgtaggcctacacctttTACAATAATAGCCTAATTTagcaagctacaacatcacagcatttggggaaacacttcaacatttggatagagtagagagtagtagagtagagtggagtgctttattgtcactatataaatacagtgagatgatGTATTCTTAGCTGACAATTCCTGCTCTTATCTATATTCTTTTACAAATGCCAGGAGGGTTCGtaatggatgcagggtggcaccTAGTTGAAATATCTAGTCCTCTACCGTGAATCACAGCATGTGAAGGGAAACTACttgcatttagcaataaaccaacctaggtaactgaattcctgcttcactgatgcattctgttgcaaaagtcacagactagtgtctgttttcacattgatctaaggTGGCACACAGCTGTTGGATTCTCCTAACTGGGCAAAAAGTCAGCCTACATTCGCGTTGCGATGTGCGCGTCGCATCGGTATTGAGAACTGCCGCTACTCGCTTTCATAATATATAACAcataacaaggaagaatcggtcggtttgctgCTTGGACAAGATGttaaaaagtagcatggaacAAAGTTATCCCAAGTTATTCCCACCTCTGACTTGCTTtgatgcaggtgggtcttggaaccacTGTGTGACTGCCTATGTCTCAGGAATAGAAAAGCTCTTTTTTTCTTCGAGCACAGATTATGCGGGACAAACTGTCAATTCGCCGTACGCATGATTTTGGCTTCAAACGCTGTACACGCACGCGCTACGCGGGACGGGTGGTCACCCTACTCAAAccagtgaaataaataaaataaaataacaaaataatacTAAACTGTGTGCAGTGTTTTTTGAAAGTACACTTTGACCCCCTCATTGTTGCATACCGTGTTCTTTTTTCCCGCCGAGCTGCGTCATGGCTCATTGCCATAATATCAGCTGACTTTCAATTGCTGAAATTCATCTGTAGTCTTCGCTACAGACAAATTCATTTCGGTCGCTTTATTCTGCAAAATGAACAATCATGACTTCCATCTCTCCGGTAccttaggtcagtgtttctcaacaggggtgccgggggaccctggggtgccgtgggcccccctcaggggtgccgcggaaacgtggctgataaataaattgtgtaatataatacatatttgtctaaattaagaAGTTCATGTTAGTGCAGTTGAACCTGCATTACTGGTGCGGtccgtgtgagaattccgattctcacgaGACTGTCCATAcattagtcagtggaatctttcatctgctcgttacacacaacaaagtaaataaaggtcgccccagtcagctgcaacttcgaacgtaggtcgtgtgacgtttccaaatgtgttacttttctaagcttgtgtggtatcggatgcaatgccatgttacggcttgttggtttggggtgccttgacatttttcatgaattgaaagggggcctcgcctaaaaaaaggttgagaaacactggctgaGGTCATACCTGCTTTGTCCCTGAATCTCCCCATGTTTTGACTTTTTTTCTCACCGTCTTTCAGTTCTGGCATTTTCCCGAAAATATCATGTCATATTGTGCTGTTGCTGTTTCAAAGCATTGTGTCTGCGAGTAGAgctgaagattgtgtgtgtgtgtgtgtgtgtgtgtgtgtgcgtgtgcgtgtgcgtgtgcgtgtgcgtgtgcgtgtgcgtgtgcgtgcgtgtgcgtgtgcgtgtgcgtgcgtgtgcgtgtgcgtgtgttgtttcaGAGCATTGTGTCGGGGATCGTCGCCATATTGGTGTCCAGGAACCTGCCGGTTGCCAAActggtgagaaacacacacacacacacacacatatatacaaaaACTCCAAACTGGTAAGACATGAAATGGGGCTCCTCTCATTCACTCCTCTCCTGTAATGCCGTCctcaatcctgtgtgtgtgtgtagcatgtcggTCTGCCAAACTggtaagaaatacacacacacacacacacaatgtatggtgcttaaatgaatgtacagattttttgtagaacttttaactgtgtgtgattttattgttggatcccaggaagaatagctgggtttgcacccagctaatggggatcctaataaactaaactacacacacgcacacacatacaaaaactctGTAAGAGTTGAAATGGGGTAAGAAATGAAATAAggctcctctccttcactcctctcctgtaATACCGTCCTCAATCCTGACTCCTGAAAATGTTCCTGATTtcactggtgtgtgcgtgtgtatgtgtgcgcgcgtgtgtgtgtagcatgtcggCCTGGTGGTGTGTTCCCTCCTCAACGCgctgctctgttgtgtgtgtgtgtgtgtgtgtgtgtgtgtgtgtgtgtgtgtgtgtgtgtgtgtgtgtgtgtgtgtgtgtgtgtgtgtgtgtgtgtgtgtgtgtagcatgtcggCCTGGTGGTGTGTTCCCTCCTCAACGCGCTGCTCTCGGCCGCCTGCTGCGTAGGGCTCCTATTGGCTATCAGCGTGACGGTGGGCGGGGAGGGGCGGGACCTGATGGCCGGCTGCAACTCCAGCGACCTGCCAATCAACGCCCGCGCACCAATCACAGTCGACTGCCCCTTCGACACCACCAGGATATATGTGAgtctgcaatacacacacacacactgcacactcgaacacacacacacacacacacacacacacacacacacacacacacacagggcagtcctgggtgagcgcacacacacactgcacacacacacatgcgcgcgcgcacacgcgcacacacactacacacacacacactgcacatacacacacacacactgcacatacacacacacacacacacacagggcagtcctgggtaagcagtttgggcgtcagacttgtagtccaaaggttgccggttcgactcccgatctgccaggttggtgtggggagtaattaaccagtgctctcccccatcctccaccctgagcttggtaccgcactgctccctttcgagcGAAACATTGGGGGCTGCTTTCTACAAGTGAgacttaaatgcaatttcgtagtgtgcagaaTACTTGTGTACTGCggagtgccgtgtcacaatgaaaatgggagttggagtttcccagttgggctttcatgccacacacacacacacacacacacacacacacacacacacacacactgcacactgcacacatacagcACGTTCACACACTGAAACTCATTCATGCCTGTGTGCCACACAATAGACTGTCTCTTATAAATGTTTCAaggtatgtgtttgcatgtgtgtttgtacacacctaacaaccattgtgggggccagatgtccccactaaggtATTAAAatcctcttaaaggggtatgctacatgctacacggatccattgactttcactagcttagctacatgctccctcttttaacttgtcttaaagcaagacaacggcttacatgaaaaagaagacactttaccacctttataatccatggccaacgattttaactatattaagccccaaaatagtggcatatccctctAATGGTTATTTTTGGAGCCCACAATTTGGGTCCCAAGAATCTGGCTGTGTTTTTCTTGGTATTTTTGTTGTTACTGATAAAAGTAAAAGGTTAACAACATATCCTCACTGACAAGTTAAGATCAaggttagagattgttttggtttgggcacagtttagctttCTTTTGCCACTGctagtgtaacagaggctaactagcacagcgttggcgtggaacgttggtaaacctccctaccaaagcctcatacagtctcgtgcgtTTGGGCTgaaagactagtctcttggcccagcggtatcgtactgtgtctcccattgccgttgtagttgacgaagtCACACGTTCGATTCCCgaggggtgaacaggtgcaagatgacctccgtcacactaggattaataggcaaggcaaggcaaggcaagtttatttatatagcgcatttcatacacaggtgcaacgcaatgtgcttcacaaagttaacaaatgtaaatgaaaggaaaacagNGAAATGAATGGaataatatgaatggaagtcataTTAACGCAAAGATattaatgtgtgtgaatgtgtgtgtgcgcgcgcgtaatatactatgtgtgtgtgtgcgcgcgtttaatatactgtgtgtgtgtgtgtgtgtgtgtgtgtgtgtgtgtgtgtgtgtgtgtgtgtgtgtgtgtgtgtgtgtgtgtgtgtgtgtgtgtgtgtgtgtgtgtgtgtgtgtgtgtgtgtgtgtgtgtgtgtgtgtgtatatgcacacacgtgtgtgtgtgtgtgtgtgtgtctgtgtgtgtgtgtgtgtgtgtgtgtgtgtgtgtatatgcacacacgtgtgtgtgtgtgtgtgtgtgtgtgtgtgtgtgcatgtatatatgcacacacgtgtgtgtgtgtgtgtgtgtgtgtgtgtgtgtgtgtgtgtgtgtgtatgcacgcacatgtgtgtgtgtgtgtgtgtgcgtgtgcgcgtgcgcgtgcgcgtgtgtgcgcacgtaatatactgtgtgtaatgtactgtgtgtgtgtgtgtgtgtatatgtgtgtgcgcacgtaatatactgtgtgtgtgcgtgctcgcgtgtaatattgtgtgtgcgtgtgtgtgtaatatactgtgtgtgtgtgcgcacaagtaatatactgtgtgtgtgtgtgctctgtgtgtgtgtgtgtgtgtgtgtgtgtgtgtgtgtgtgtgtgtgtgtgtgtgtgtgtgtgtgtgtgtgtgtgtgtgtgtgtgtgtgtgtgtgtgtgtgtctgtgtgtgtctgtgtgtgtgtgtgtgtgtgtgtgtgtgtgtgtgtgtgtgtgtgtgtgtgtgtgtgttaggacacCACTCTGGCCCTGTGGTTCCCGTGTCTGCTGCTGGCTGCCATGGAAACGGGCCTGTCCGTCTGGTGCCTGGTAGTGGCACTCACGCTGCTGGGGGTGGGGCCCTGCGGACACGCCTACAgggaccaggtacacacacacacacacacacacacacacacacacacacacacacacacacacacacacacactgctgggggTGGGGCCCTGCGGACATGCCTATAGGGaccaggtacacacgcacacacacacacacacacacacacacacacacacacacacacacacacacacacacacacacacacacaccctgctgggGGTGGGGCCCTGCGGACACGCCTATAgggaccaggtacacacacacacacacacacacacacacacacacacacacacacacacacacacacacacacacacacacacacacaccctgcggaCACGCCTACAgggaccaggtacacacacacacacacacacacacaccctgcggaCACGCCTACAgggaccaggtacacacacacacacacacacacacacacacacacacacacacacacacaccctgcggaCACGCCTACAgggaccaggtacacacacacacacacacacacacacaccctgcggaCACGCCTACAgggaccaggtacacacacacacacacacacaccctgcggaCACGCCTATAgggaccaggtacacacacacacacacacacacccttgggacACGCCTACAgcgaccaggtacacacacacacacacacacacacacacccttgggacACGCCTACAGcgaccaggcacacacacacacacacacagacacacacacacacacacacacacacacacacacacacacacacacacacacacacacaccatgtggacACGCATACAaggaccaggcacacacacatgcgcgcacacacacacacacacacacacacacacacacacacacacacacacacacacacacacacacacacacacacacacacacacacacaccttgtggacacacctacagagaccacacacacacacacacacacacacacacacacacacacgctcacacactcactagcTAACAGAAAACCGATATACTCCATCTCAAAAGCTGGCACTAGCTAAACTGCATTTAATGTTTAATACCATAATAAttccagacagactggcagatcaAAAAGGATAAATTAAGTTTTCATGGAATTCTAATTATGTAAGCATTTAAGTAGATTGTATTTTGCATATTAAGTACAGTTAAGTACATTAAGCGGTATTTAAATGCACAAGCTGGATATGTAAAGAACTCCCAGGAAGccaagctgcgtgtgtgtgtgtgtgtgtgtgtgtgtgtgtgtgtgtgtgtgtgtgtgtgtgtgtgtgtgtgtgtgtgtgtgtgtgtgtgtgtgtgtgtgtgtgtgtgtgtgtgtgtgtgtgtgtgtgtttctaatgcaacactgtgtgtgtgtgtgtgtgtgtgtgtgtgtgtgtgtgtgtgtgtgtgtgtgtgtgtgtgtgtgtgtgtgtgtgtgtgtgtgtgtgtgtgagattcccATGTTGTTCTATGAATCAGCGATGGCCAGCAATGACCTCTATAATCTCTCCACGTAatcgctttacacacacacacacacacacacacacacacacacacacacacacacacacaccataatcacTGTAGGCTTTACTGAGACTTTGGGATTCGTTTGGAAATAATTTTTTGGAactattacataaatacaatgtcATGCTTCCATGCACGTCTCTTCTAAACAAATAAAGCACATATCATCTCTCCCATTTCTTACATATAAATGTAGCATCACTAGAATGTCATTGGGCTTTCCTAACATCTCCGACATGTAAAAGTATGAAACCAGTTAAGTGACTagttactagagatgcacaggatccaagatcaggttccggatccggcaggataatagggcttttcactggatccggatccggcaggatcttaagccgtggatccggtatccggcagatacctaaaaatcaggatctggggcatctctactttttacgtagcctaggcttttcagtcagtctttcacaaccccaatcacggcatggagtgaaagccctttggaagcggccgttgcaggcagtaagccaatgagtctaaaaaatagtttgagccaacgtaataaaaaggcctcaagtgtgcaagtaggctatatgtttcaaccctttggtaggatccggtatccggttccggatccggcaggatcttaagcagtggatacggtatccggcaggatcctaaaaatcaggatccggtgcatctctactagttACGTCTGccaaatcaggatccggtgcatctctccTAGTTACGTCTGCCAAGGTCCCGTTGGTTTGCATCTCTAGTTACGTCTGCCAAGGTgccgttggtttgtctgtctgtctgtctcttccttccttccatcctcccttCCGGTCCTAATGGTGAAAtgatgtgcccacacacacactgttatcctAATGTAatgggcgcgcgcacacgcacgcacgcacgcacgcacacacacacacacacacacacacacactgttatcctaatgtaatgggcacacacacacacacacacacacacacacactgttatcctAATGtaatgggcacacacgcacgcacacacacacacacacacacacacacacttatgtccTAA comes from Engraulis encrasicolus isolate BLACKSEA-1 unplaced genomic scaffold, IST_EnEncr_1.0 scaffold_33_np1212, whole genome shotgun sequence and encodes:
- the LOC134443505 gene encoding keratinocyte-associated protein 3, which produces MCGFDKESGPGRLMKQGLILILVGHVNFIMGAIVHGSILRHISRPKGGDITTEYTAVNIISVSSGLLSIVSGIVAILVSRNLPVAKLHVGLVVCSLLNALLSAACCVGLLLAISVTVGGEGRDLMAGCNSSDLPINARAPITVDCPFDTTRIYDTTLALWFPCLLLAAMETGLSVWCLVVALTLLGVGPCGHAYRDQLGEEGESLAKTKRTRTRTRMASPPLA